The following proteins are co-located in the Mesorhizobium australicum WSM2073 genome:
- a CDS encoding ATP-dependent Clp protease proteolytic subunit → MGGVASLVPMVIEQSSRGERAFDIFSRLLRERIVFVNGEINDDVSALVCAQLLSLESDNPEKEISLYINSPGGMVTSGFAIYDTMQYISCPVSTVCMGFAASMGSFLLMAGTAGRRIALPNATILLHQPLGGFQGQASDIQRHAERIGQTKRHMTELYAQHCGRSYEDVERTLDRDHFMTAREAQAWGIVDHVFDTRKKAA, encoded by the coding sequence ATGGGCGGTGTTGCCAGTCTTGTGCCGATGGTAATCGAGCAATCGAGCCGCGGCGAACGCGCATTCGACATTTTTTCGCGGCTGCTGCGCGAGCGCATCGTCTTCGTCAACGGGGAGATTAACGATGACGTCTCGGCGCTGGTCTGCGCGCAGCTTTTGTCGCTGGAGTCGGACAATCCCGAGAAGGAGATCTCGCTCTACATCAACTCGCCCGGCGGCATGGTGACCAGCGGCTTCGCCATCTACGACACGATGCAGTATATCAGCTGCCCGGTGTCGACCGTATGCATGGGCTTTGCCGCGTCGATGGGATCGTTCCTGCTGATGGCGGGCACCGCCGGGCGCCGCATCGCACTACCCAACGCCACCATCCTGCTACATCAGCCGCTGGGCGGCTTCCAGGGCCAGGCTTCCGACATCCAGCGGCACGCCGAACGCATCGGCCAGACCAAACGCCACATGACCGAACTCTACGCCCAGCATTGCGGCCGCAGCTATGAAGACGTCGAGCGCACGCTCGACCGCGACCATTTCATGACCGCCCGCGAGGCCCAGGCCTGGGGCATCGTCGACCATGTGTTCGACACCCGCAAAAAGGCTGCGTAG
- a CDS encoding SRPBCC family protein: MNSQSEVSPDAIEFEYDLAEPPEKVWRALTVPELLAAWMMPNDIRPQTGSRFVFAGQDAAIECEILDAEPERLLRYSWRERSDDAAHPLDSTVTFTLARTVSGGTHLRIVHDGFARKAMPAVAMAGAGCRLSLHGTGTPIAANTPRLLLLHAA; the protein is encoded by the coding sequence ATGAACAGCCAAAGCGAAGTCTCTCCCGATGCGATTGAGTTCGAATACGATCTTGCCGAGCCGCCGGAAAAGGTTTGGCGGGCGCTGACCGTGCCGGAACTGCTCGCCGCCTGGATGATGCCCAACGACATCAGGCCGCAGACCGGCAGCCGCTTTGTCTTCGCCGGTCAAGACGCGGCGATCGAATGCGAGATTCTCGATGCCGAGCCCGAACGCCTGCTGCGCTATTCCTGGCGCGAGCGGTCGGACGATGCCGCGCACCCACTCGACAGCACCGTCACCTTCACACTCGCCCGAACCGTTTCCGGCGGCACGCATCTGCGCATCGTCCATGACGGCTTTGCTCGCAAGGCGATGCCGGCCGTGGCCATGGCGGGGGCAGGCTGCCGGCTTTCGCTGCACGGGACCGGCACGCCTATAGCCGCGAACACCCCACGCCTTCTGCTGCTGCACGCGGCTTGA
- a CDS encoding ArsR/SmtB family transcription factor, translated as MIEAEIFRALADPTRRAVFERLATSEMSVSELRSGLTVSQPAVSQHLAVLRGAGLVVERRAGRNAYYRADPQGLAPLLSWIERYRTFWPERIERLKTVLKDMDQ; from the coding sequence ATGATCGAAGCAGAGATTTTCCGCGCCTTGGCCGACCCGACACGCCGCGCCGTCTTTGAGCGTCTCGCCACAAGCGAGATGAGCGTGTCGGAATTGCGCAGCGGCCTGACGGTGTCGCAACCGGCGGTGTCGCAGCATCTGGCGGTGCTGCGGGGCGCCGGCCTCGTGGTCGAGCGGCGGGCCGGCCGCAACGCCTATTATCGTGCGGATCCGCAGGGGCTTGCCCCGCTGCTCTCATGGATCGAACGCTACCGTACCTTCTGGCCGGAGCGCATCGAAAGGCTGAAGACGGTTTTGAAGGACATGGATCAATGA
- a CDS encoding single-stranded DNA-binding protein — protein MAGSVNKVILVGNLGADPEIRRLNSGEPVVNIRIATSESWRDKNSGERKEKTEWHNVVIFNEGIAKVAEQYLKKGMKVYVEGQLQTRKWQDQTGADKYTTEVVLQKFRGELQMLDARGQGEGGQVGGSSRGSDFGQSSPNEGFNRGGGNAPRGGGGGGSSRELDDEIPF, from the coding sequence ATGGCGGGTAGCGTCAACAAGGTCATTCTGGTCGGCAATCTCGGCGCTGACCCTGAAATCCGCCGCCTGAACTCGGGCGAGCCGGTCGTCAACATCCGCATCGCGACGTCGGAAAGCTGGCGCGACAAGAATTCCGGCGAGCGCAAGGAAAAGACCGAGTGGCATAACGTCGTCATCTTCAATGAGGGCATCGCCAAGGTGGCGGAGCAGTATCTGAAGAAGGGCATGAAGGTTTATGTCGAGGGCCAGCTGCAGACGCGCAAATGGCAGGACCAGACCGGTGCCGACAAATACACGACCGAAGTCGTGCTGCAGAAATTCCGTGGCGAGTTGCAGATGCTCGACGCGCGTGGCCAGGGTGAGGGCGGTCAGGTTGGCGGCAGCAGCCGTGGTTCCGATTTCGGCCAGTCGAGCCCGAACGAAGGGTTCAACCGCGGTGGCGGCAACGCTCCCAGGGGCGGCGGTGGCGGTGGTTCGTCGCGCGAACTGGACGACGAAATTCCGTTCTGA
- a CDS encoding OsmC family protein, producing MKARVKWVEERTFVGESGSGHKVVLGTASGPEGKTPGPSPMELVLIGTGGCSAYDVVHILEKGREAVEDCVVELDSDRSETDPKVFTRIHMHFIVKGRALSSDKVKRAIDLSIEKYCSASAMMAKTATITHDFEVIDTTAK from the coding sequence ATGAAGGCACGGGTAAAATGGGTCGAGGAGCGCACCTTCGTCGGCGAGTCCGGCAGCGGCCACAAGGTCGTGCTGGGCACGGCGTCAGGCCCGGAAGGCAAGACGCCGGGACCGAGCCCGATGGAGCTGGTGCTGATCGGCACCGGCGGCTGCTCGGCCTATGATGTCGTCCATATCCTCGAAAAGGGGCGCGAGGCCGTCGAGGATTGCGTGGTCGAGCTCGATTCCGACCGCTCCGAAACCGATCCCAAAGTGTTTACCCGCATCCATATGCATTTCATCGTCAAGGGCCGGGCGCTGTCCAGCGACAAGGTCAAGCGGGCAATCGACCTTTCAATCGAAAAATACTGCTCGGCCTCCGCCATGATGGCCAAGACCGCGACGATTACCCACGACTTTGAAGTCATCGATACGACCGCAAAATAA
- a CDS encoding MarC family protein, producing MPSFDSLFNAFVTILVTIDPPGLAPLFLAVTRGMNREERSQVSVRASVIGFLVMALFAVAGASILSVFGITLPAFRVAGGFLLFFIAFEMVFERRQDRKEKIGDVAITKDMIHNIAAFPLAIPLIAGPGAISATVLLSGSFQGFAAQAALVGIILVCLVITYLVFVLSERIDRILGQTGRSILTRLLGVILAALAVQFVADGIKALMAS from the coding sequence ATGCCGAGTTTCGACAGCCTGTTCAATGCCTTCGTCACCATTCTCGTGACCATCGATCCGCCTGGGCTGGCGCCTCTGTTCCTCGCCGTGACGCGCGGCATGAACCGCGAGGAGCGCAGCCAGGTTTCCGTGCGCGCCTCGGTCATCGGTTTTCTGGTGATGGCGCTGTTTGCGGTGGCCGGCGCATCGATCCTGTCGGTGTTCGGCATCACCTTGCCGGCGTTCCGTGTCGCCGGCGGATTCCTGCTGTTCTTCATCGCCTTCGAAATGGTGTTCGAGCGCCGACAGGACCGCAAGGAAAAGATCGGCGACGTCGCCATCACCAAGGACATGATCCACAACATCGCCGCCTTCCCCCTGGCGATCCCGCTGATCGCCGGCCCCGGCGCGATTTCAGCGACGGTGCTGCTCTCCGGCTCGTTTCAGGGTTTTGCGGCGCAGGCGGCCCTGGTCGGCATCATCCTTGTCTGCCTCGTCATAACCTATCTGGTGTTCGTGCTGTCGGAACGCATCGACCGCATCCTCGGCCAGACCGGCCGCTCGATCCTGACCCGCCTGCTCGGGGTTATCCTGGCGGCACTGGCCGTGCAGTTCGTGGCAGATGGCATCAAGGCGCTGATGGCCTCGTAG
- a CDS encoding VOC family protein, with protein MFDHISIGVRDVAASKRFYDAALRPLGFTCVSQSPGSLGYGVQAVAPQAVALWVNEAARPVPADERSGLHFCFAAPTRDSVGAFHAGALREGGSDNGGPGLRADYGENYYAAFVVDPDGYRLEAYCGAAA; from the coding sequence ATGTTCGATCATATCTCGATCGGCGTTCGCGACGTCGCTGCCTCCAAACGTTTCTACGATGCCGCGCTGAGGCCGCTCGGCTTCACTTGCGTCAGCCAATCGCCGGGTTCGCTCGGCTATGGTGTCCAGGCTGTCGCGCCCCAGGCTGTCGCGCTGTGGGTCAACGAGGCGGCGCGCCCGGTGCCGGCGGACGAAAGATCCGGCCTGCATTTCTGCTTCGCCGCGCCGACACGGGATAGCGTCGGTGCCTTTCATGCCGGGGCGTTGCGCGAAGGCGGCAGCGACAATGGCGGACCGGGCCTGCGCGCCGACTATGGCGAGAACTATTACGCGGCCTTCGTCGTCGATCCGGACGGCTATCGCCTGGAGGCCTATTGCGGCGCTGCCGCCTAA
- a CDS encoding helix-turn-helix transcriptional regulator has translation MTATANTLASGPGWHVADVICTASAGDRPFEEVHRDFCVAAVTSGTFRYRAQQGTAMLAPGSLLLGNSGTCYECGHEHGSGDRCLSFHFGPAYMDRIVADVPGAGKLTFETPRLPPLPAIAPLLAEAEAARDMADAGAFEELALRIAGAAVATISGARHASRDPSRRDQKRVAEAVRRIELDADGPVSLPALADETATSPYHFLRTFRQVAGMTPYQYLLRTRLHRAAVRLRTSNDAISAIAFEAGFNDLSTFNRRFRRVMGETPGRYRSGRVGSR, from the coding sequence ATGACGGCGACCGCGAACACCCTTGCATCCGGACCTGGCTGGCACGTAGCGGATGTGATCTGCACGGCCAGCGCCGGCGACCGACCGTTCGAGGAAGTCCATCGGGATTTTTGCGTCGCGGCGGTCACCAGTGGCACCTTCCGCTATCGCGCACAGCAAGGCACCGCAATGCTCGCGCCAGGCAGCCTCCTGCTTGGCAATTCCGGCACATGCTACGAATGCGGGCACGAGCATGGCAGCGGCGACCGTTGCCTCTCCTTCCATTTCGGGCCGGCCTATATGGACCGGATCGTCGCCGACGTACCGGGCGCTGGGAAGCTCACCTTCGAGACGCCCCGCCTGCCGCCGTTACCCGCCATCGCACCGCTGCTGGCCGAGGCGGAAGCCGCGCGCGACATGGCCGACGCAGGCGCCTTCGAGGAACTTGCCCTACGCATCGCCGGTGCCGCCGTGGCGACAATCTCAGGCGCAAGGCACGCCAGTCGCGATCCAAGCCGCCGCGACCAGAAAAGGGTTGCCGAGGCGGTGAGGCGGATCGAACTGGATGCCGACGGACCGGTCTCGCTTCCAGCGTTGGCGGATGAGACCGCGACCAGTCCCTATCATTTCCTGCGCACCTTCCGGCAGGTTGCCGGCATGACGCCCTATCAGTACCTGCTCAGGACCCGATTGCATCGCGCGGCGGTGCGATTGCGCACGTCCAACGATGCCATCTCGGCAATTGCTTTCGAAGCCGGCTTCAACGATCTGTCGACTTTCAACCGCCGGTTTCGGCGCGTCATGGGCGAAACGCCTGGCCGGTATCGGTCCGGGCGCGTTGGCAGCCGCTGA
- the gyrA gene encoding DNA gyrase subunit A, producing MTDQKTPRGTDGGPSGIEPISIIEEMQRSYLDYAMSVIVSRALPDVRDGLKPVHRRILYAAHESGYHWNRKYVKSARPVADVMGKYHPHGDASIYDALVRMAQDWSLRVPLIDGQGNFGSIDGDPPAAMRYTESRLTKVAHELLEDIDKDTVDFQDTYDASDTEPKVLPARFPNLLVNGSGGIAVGMATNIPPHNLGEVCNAAIAVIDNPAIDLPALMEIIPGPDFPTGGIVLGRSGIYSAYSTGRGSIVMRGKVNIEQRGNDRESIIITEVPYQVNKASMIEKMAELVRDKRVEGISDIRDESDRQGYRVVIELKRDAVADVVLNQLYRFTPLQTSFGANMVALNGGKPELLNLTDMLKAFVTFREEVISRRTKFLLRKARDRAHVLVGLAIAVANIDEVIKLIRTAADPQTAREQLMERRWPSGDVESLILLIDDPRHRINEDGTYNLSEEQARAILELRLQRLTALGRDEIADELNTIGDEIKDYLDILSSRARIQQIVKDELAAVRDEFGTPRRTELTDGGADMEDEDLIQREDMVVTVSHSGYIKRVPLSLYRAQRRGGKGRSGMSTKEEDFVTRLFVANTHTPVLFFSSRGIVYKEKVWRLPIGNPQSRGKALINMLPLEQGERITTIMPLPEDETSWGDLDVMFATTRGTVRRNKLSDFVQVNRNGKIAMKLEEEGDEILGVETCTDNDDVLLTANSGQCIRFSVGDVRVFQSRNSVGVRGITMAETDRIISMSVIEHVNASPAERAAYLKRAASERRLAAETAGEEEEIALTNEEIGEETELPDDRYEFLKAHEQYVLTVTEYGYGKRSSSYDFRLTGRGGKGIRATDVSKAAEIGQLVATFPVGNDDQIMLVSDGGTVIRVPVNGIRFASRATKGVTIFNTAEGEKVVSVERISEPQSDEEVEEAVEGGAGPDSNDSGPDNAE from the coding sequence TTGACCGACCAGAAGACACCGCGCGGCACAGACGGCGGCCCTAGCGGCATCGAGCCGATATCCATCATCGAGGAGATGCAGCGCTCCTATCTCGATTACGCCATGAGCGTGATCGTCAGTCGTGCGCTGCCCGATGTGCGCGACGGCCTGAAGCCGGTGCACCGTCGCATCCTCTATGCCGCCCATGAGAGCGGCTATCACTGGAACCGCAAATATGTGAAATCGGCGCGCCCCGTCGCCGACGTGATGGGTAAATACCATCCGCATGGCGACGCCTCGATCTATGACGCCCTGGTGCGCATGGCGCAGGACTGGTCGTTGCGCGTGCCGCTGATCGACGGGCAGGGCAATTTCGGTTCGATCGACGGCGATCCGCCGGCGGCGATGCGCTACACCGAATCGCGCCTGACCAAGGTCGCGCACGAGCTGTTGGAGGACATCGACAAGGATACCGTCGATTTCCAGGACACTTATGATGCTTCGGACACCGAACCTAAGGTTCTGCCGGCGCGCTTTCCCAATCTGCTGGTCAACGGTTCGGGCGGCATTGCCGTCGGCATGGCCACCAACATCCCGCCGCACAATCTCGGTGAAGTCTGCAACGCCGCTATTGCCGTCATCGACAATCCGGCGATCGACCTGCCGGCGCTGATGGAGATCATTCCGGGCCCCGATTTCCCGACCGGCGGCATCGTGCTTGGCCGTTCCGGCATCTACAGCGCCTATTCCACCGGCCGCGGCTCCATCGTCATGCGCGGCAAGGTCAACATAGAGCAGCGCGGCAATGACCGCGAATCGATCATCATCACCGAGGTTCCCTACCAGGTGAACAAGGCCTCGATGATCGAGAAGATGGCCGAACTGGTGCGCGACAAGCGCGTCGAGGGCATTTCCGATATCCGCGACGAAAGCGACCGCCAGGGTTATCGCGTCGTCATCGAGCTCAAGCGTGACGCCGTTGCCGACGTCGTCCTCAACCAGCTCTACCGGTTCACGCCGCTGCAGACCTCTTTCGGCGCCAATATGGTGGCTCTGAACGGCGGCAAGCCGGAACTGCTGAACCTGACCGACATGCTGAAGGCGTTCGTCACCTTCCGCGAGGAGGTGATCAGCCGGCGGACGAAGTTCCTGCTGCGCAAGGCGCGGGACCGCGCCCATGTGCTGGTTGGCCTGGCCATCGCCGTCGCCAACATCGACGAGGTCATCAAGCTGATCCGTACCGCGGCGGACCCGCAGACGGCGCGCGAGCAGTTGATGGAGCGGCGCTGGCCCTCGGGCGATGTTGAATCGCTGATCCTCCTGATCGACGATCCGCGCCATCGTATCAACGAGGACGGCACCTACAATCTGTCCGAGGAACAGGCGCGCGCTATCCTCGAACTGCGCCTGCAGCGCCTGACCGCGCTTGGCCGCGACGAAATCGCCGATGAGTTGAATACGATCGGCGACGAGATCAAGGACTACCTCGACATTCTGTCGTCGCGCGCGCGCATCCAGCAGATCGTCAAGGACGAGCTCGCCGCCGTGCGCGACGAATTCGGCACGCCACGCCGCACCGAGCTCACCGATGGCGGCGCGGACATGGAAGATGAGGATCTGATCCAGCGCGAGGACATGGTCGTGACGGTGAGCCATTCCGGCTACATCAAGCGCGTGCCGCTGTCGCTCTATCGGGCGCAGCGCCGCGGCGGCAAGGGCCGCTCCGGCATGTCGACCAAGGAAGAGGATTTCGTCACCCGGCTGTTCGTGGCCAACACCCACACGCCGGTGCTGTTCTTCTCCTCGCGCGGCATCGTCTACAAGGAAAAGGTCTGGCGGCTGCCGATCGGCAACCCGCAGTCACGCGGCAAGGCGCTGATCAACATGCTGCCGCTGGAGCAGGGCGAGCGCATCACCACCATCATGCCGCTGCCCGAGGACGAGACGAGCTGGGGCGATCTCGACGTGATGTTCGCCACGACGCGCGGCACCGTGCGCCGCAACAAATTGTCCGACTTCGTCCAGGTCAATCGCAACGGCAAGATCGCCATGAAGCTGGAGGAGGAGGGCGACGAAATTCTCGGCGTCGAGACCTGCACCGACAATGACGACGTGCTTCTGACGGCGAATTCGGGCCAGTGCATTCGCTTCTCCGTCGGCGACGTGCGCGTCTTCCAGAGCCGCAATTCCGTCGGCGTTCGCGGCATAACCATGGCTGAAACCGACCGCATCATCTCCATGTCGGTGATCGAGCATGTCAATGCTTCACCGGCGGAACGCGCCGCTTACCTCAAGCGGGCGGCGTCGGAGCGGCGGCTTGCCGCCGAGACAGCCGGAGAGGAAGAAGAGATCGCGCTCACCAATGAGGAGATCGGCGAGGAGACCGAGCTTCCAGACGACCGCTACGAATTCCTCAAGGCGCATGAGCAGTACGTGCTGACGGTGACCGAATATGGATACGGCAAGCGCTCGTCGTCCTACGACTTCCGCCTGACCGGCCGCGGCGGCAAGGGGATCCGTGCCACCGACGTGTCCAAGGCAGCCGAAATCGGCCAGCTGGTGGCAACCTTCCCGGTCGGCAATGACGATCAGATCATGCTGGTGTCGGATGGCGGCACCGTCATCCGGGTACCCGTTAACGGCATCCGTTTCGCTAGCCGCGCCACCAAGGGCGTGACCATCTTCAACACGGCTGAAGGTGAAAAGGTGGTTTCGGTCGAGCGGATTTCGGAGCCGCAATCGGACGAGGAAGTGGAAGAGGCCGTCGAGGGTGGCGCGGGGCCGGATTCGAATGACAGCGGTCCGGACAACGCCGAATAG